TTTCACCTTTGTAAATGTTAGGCTAGTTATGTGGACTTGACACTGACTGTTAGAATATGATTCCCTGAACAAACCATGATGGTAATGGTGAACTGTTAGAATATGATTCCCTGAACAAACCATGATGGTAATGGTGAACTGTTAGAATATGATTCCCTGAACAAACCATGATGGTGAACTGTTAGAATATGATTCCCTGAACAAACCATGATGGTGAACTGTTAGAATATGATTCCCTGAACAAACCATGATGGTGAACTGTTAGAATATGATTCCCTGAACAAACCATGATGGTGAACTGTTAGAATATGATTCCCTGAACAAaccatgatggtgatggtgaacTGTTAGAATATGATTCCCTGAACAAACCATGATGACTGTTGAATATGTGAACAAACCATGATGGTGAACTGTTAGAATATGATTCCCTGAACAAACCATGATGGTAATGGTGAACTGTTAGAATATGATTCCCTGAACAAACCATGATGGTAATGGTGAACTGTTAGAATATGATTCCCTGAACAAACCATGAGGGTAATGGTGAACTGTTAGAATATGATTCCCTGAACAAACCATGATGGTGAACTGTTAGAATATGATTCCCTGAACAAACCATGATGGTGAACTGTTAGAATATGATTCCCTGAACAAACCATGATGGTAATGGTGAACTGTTCTCTGCAGAAAGAGAACTGCCGTCCTGATGGAAGGGAGCTGGGTGAATTCAGAACCACAACATTGAATATAGGTGAGAACAACTGAACTTTGATCAGTTTAACccccccacgtctctctctcccccgtctctctccccacgtctctctctccccacgtctctctctccccacgtctctctctccccacgtctctctctccccacgtctctctctccccacgtctctctctccccacgtctctctctccccacgtctctctctccccacgtctctctctcccccgtctctctctctctctccccacgtctctctctcccccactctctctccccacgtctctctctccccccacgtctctctctccccacgtctctctccccccacgtctctctctccccacctctctctctctccccacgtctctctctcatatcctcttcCGTCTCCCCCCACGTCTCTCTCCCATATCCTCTTCCGTCtcccccacgtctctctctcatatcctcttcCGTCtcccccacgtctctctctcatatcctcttcCGTCtcccccacgtctctctctcatatcctcttccgtctcccccatgtctcctcttctcccccacgtctctctctcatatcctcttcCGTCTCCCCCACGTCTCTCCCCCCCCCACATCGTCTCCCGTCTCCCCCCacatctctccccccccccacatcTCTCCCGCCCCCCCACGTCTCTCCCGCCCCCCACGTCTCTCCCGCCCCCCACGTCTCTCCCGCCCCCCACGTCTCTCCCGCCCCCCCacgtctctccccccccccacgTCTCTCCCGCCCCTCCCACGTCTCTCCCGCCCCTCCCACGTCTCTCCCGCCCCTCCCACGTCTCTCCCGCCCCTCCCACGTCTCTCCCGCCCCTCCCACGTCTCCCCCGCCCCTCCCACGTCTCTCCCGCCCCTCCCACGTCTCTCCCGCCCCTCCCACGTCTCTCCCGCCCCTCCCACGTCTCTCCCGCCCCTCCCACGTCTCTCCCGCCCCTCCCACGTCTCTCCCGCCCCTCCCACGTCTCTCCCGCCCCTCCCACGTCTCTCCCGCCCCTCCCACGTCTCTCCCGCCCCTCccacgtctctccctctcccccacgtctctctctctctccccccacgtctctctctccccccacgtctctctcatatcctcttccatctccccatgtctgtctctctcatatcctcttccatctccccatgtctctctctctcccccatcctcttccatctccccatgtctctctctctccctcatcctgttccatgtctctctctctcccccatcctcttccatctcccccatgtgcctctctccctcatcctcttcatctctctctctccaggttctATATCCACAGCAGACGGCTCAGCCCTGGTGAAGATTGGGAACACCACGGTCAtgtgtctctctcatcctcttcatctctctctctccaggttctATATCCACAGCAGACGGCTCAGCCCTGGTGAAGATTGGGAACACCACGGTCAtgtgtctctctcatcctcttcatctctctctctccaggttctATATCCACAGCAGACGGCTCAGCCCTGGTGAAGATTGGAAACACCACGGTCATGTGTGGCATCAAAGGGGTGAATAGTAACCTGTCCTCAAGTAAAGAACTAAAGCAGAACCTTACTGACCCAAACAACCCAACTCATTCCCTGTTGTATGTGATCCACAGGAACTGACAAGCCCAGCAGTAGATGCGCCTAATAAAGGCTACATTGGTAAGTGGAAGAACTAATAGGTGGAAGAGTTACCTTCTGGGATTTCTGTATACTAGTTTTACAAAGATGGAGAGCAAAAAAAACACATGACTAGTTGTTGTTTCAACAACTTTACATTCCCTTGCTGAGTAGCacgggggggtgtgtgtgtgtatatatactgtatgtataagtctctgacctgtctctctctctcagtacccaatgtagacctgcctcctctgtgtatttgacctgtctctctctcagtacccaatgtagacctgcctcctctgtgtatttgacctgtctctctctcagtacccaatgtagacctgcctcctctgtgtatttgacctgtctctctctcagtacccaatgtagacctgcctcctctgtgtatttgacctgtctctctctctcagtacccaatgtagacctgcctcctctgtgtatttgacctgtctctctctcagtacccaatgtagacctgcctcctctgtgtatttgacctgtctctctctcagtacccaatgtagacctgcctcctctgtgtatttgacctgtctctctctctcagtacccaatgtagacctgcctcctctgtgtatttgacctgtctctctctctcagtacccaatgtagacctgcctcctctgtgtatttgacctgtctctctctcagtacccaatgtagacctgcctcctctgtgtatttgacctgtctctctctctcagtacccaATGTagacctgcctgcctcctctgtgtatttgacctgtctctctctcagtacccaatgtagacctgcctcctctgtgtatttgacctgtctctctctcagtacccaatgtagacctgcctcctctgtgtatttgacctgtctctctctcagtacccaatgtagacctgcctcctctgtgtatttgacctgtctctctctctcagtacccaatgtagacctgcctcctctgtgtatttgacctgtctctctctcagtacccaatgtagacctgcctcctctgtgtatttgacctgtctctctctctctctcagtacccaatgtagacctgcctcctctgtgtatttgacctgtctctctctcagtacccaatgtagacctgcctcctctgtgtatttgacctgtctctctctcagtacccaatgtagacctgcctcctctgtgtatttgacctgtctctctctcagtacccaatgtagacctgcctcctctgtgtatttgacctgtctctctctctcagtacccaatgtagacctgcctcctctgtgtatttgacctgtctctctctcagtacccaatgtagacctgcctcctctgtgtatttgacctgtctctctctcagtacccaatgtagacctgcctcctctgtgtatttgacctgtctctctctcagtacccaATGTAGACCTGCCTCCTTTGTGTatttgacctgtctctctctcagtacccaatgtagacctgcctcctctgtgtatttgacctgtctctctctcagtacccaATGTAGACCTGCCTCCTCTGTGTTCGTCTCGGTTCCGTCCTGGACCTCCAGGAGAACAGGCTCAGGCCGCCAGCCAGTTCATCGCTGATGTCATagagaggtaactctgtgtttaaaggtccagggcagtttaaaaaaacaaacatgttccTGTTgtattatatacactgagtgtacaaaacattaagaacgccTTCCTACTATTGAGTTGCGCTCTCCCCTTTTttagccctcagaacagcctctattCGTCGGGGGGAATGGAaactacaaggtgtctaaagcgttccacagggatgctggcccatgtcggctccaatgcttcccacagggatgctggcccatgtcggctccaatgcttcccacagggatgctggcccatgtcggctccaatgcttcccacagggatgctggcccatgtcggctccaatgcttctcacagggatgctggcccatgtctgctccaatgcttcccacagggatgctggcccatgtcggctccaatgcttctcacagggatgctggcccatgtagactccaatgcttcccacagggatgctggcccatgtcgactccaatgcttctcacagctgtgtcaagttggctggatgtcctttgagtggtggaccgttcttgatacacgcGGGAAACTGCtgggtgtgaaaaacccagcagctttgccgttcttgacacaaaccggtgcgcctggcacctactcccgtaccccgttcaaaggcacttaaatattttgtcttgtcccattcaccctctgaatggtacacatacacgatccctgtctcaactgtctcaaggcttaaaaagccttatttaacctgtttcgcccccttcatctacactgactgaagtggatttaacagctGACATCAATACGGGATCACAGATTTAACCTGGtccgtctatgtcatggaaagagcaggtgttcctaatgttttgtacactctgtgtacaTCTCcatactatgaggttggaataatactgtgaacatgatgatgatgatgatgatgatgcccttTTTAGCGTAACAGCTATTTGACGAGCCTCAAATGGTTACTGGCATGTTCAAATGTCGTGTATTTCCGTGGATGTTTGTAAACATTATTTTGCCTTGCAGCTCTGCCGTCATCCAGAAAGAGGACTTGTGCATTGTGAAAGGAAAGGTAGTTTGACACAGAGAGGACTGTTACACACTGTGTTTTACTATCACAGCTTAATACATTTAATACATGTTGGGGATCATTTCCATTGCAATTCACATGCAAGACCACATTCCGAGTGTTCCTCGTTGAAAAGCATTGTAAGAGAATTTGAATTTCACTGTACTCAGATTGATTAGGAAATGAACTTGACCTCAACCACCTCACATTGCCCGTTTTACTGATCTCTAGTTTTCAGCTGGCTGTGATTCTGATACTTGGCTCTGCTGTTCTCTAGCTGTGTTGGGTCCTGTACTGTGACATCATGTGTCTGGACTATGACGGCAACTTGTTGGACGCCTGTCTCATCGCCCTGCTGGCAGCTCTTCAGAACGGTGAGACCTGGGGTCTATTCATTAGTCCGACTGcgttgcaaaacatttttaaaCACAAAAGgttttgcaacaacaacaaaaacaagcatTTCCTTTAGAGTTTGCAACAGACAAAACGTTTTGTGACGTTTTgtgactaatgaatacacccctactGACGTTTTCACTGTGCTGATGTAGTGTACATGACTGTGGCTCAGGATTTCTGATGCTAACCCCAAAAAAAACAGTGTCGGGAGGAATTTCCTCTTGGTCTGGAGGTAAAGACGCTGGTTTCTCTCCCTATGGGAGACCTCTGGTTCAGATCCTGCCTGTGACACTGTCACTTCCTGtctgagtttaaaaaaaaaaacattttttttgaggGATGTGATTGGCTCAACATTTAACAGTAACCAGCTACTATTGTAATCGTATTGACCTCATGGCTGTATACAACATTCTTAGTATGACCTTAGGGGAAAAATAGCAATTCCTGATTTTAAAAAATATCTTATTTTTGGAAACCGCCTGACATTTTGCTATAATATATAATGCCCTTGTCGCCTGGTTTCACACAGCGCGTCTCCCAGAGGTGACGGTCAACAAAGAGACAGAGGTTCCTGAGGTGACCCTGGAGAACAGGAGAGGTCTGAACATCCACAAACACCCTGTAGGGGCCTCTTTCATTGTGTTCGATGAGTAAGTGTCTTTCATTCACCATCACTCAGGGCCATTTCCTGTTTTTAGTTCACACCCAGAGAGGAGATTTAAGCTTCATTTTAAACTATGTGAATTATAATTCTTTACTGTGGACATATTGTGACGTGAGTTATCATTTAGATATTATATCAGTGGTCACCAacattttctgagtcaagatcactttcacaGCCGAGATCTGCCACTCCAATTTGATTTTTCATGACTTAAAAAAGGACGTTAACCTAATAAAGTTTGTGCAGTAGGTCTGATGCATTATCACAtcatattggctatatgcctgtcctaatacattatcacatcatattggctatatgcctgtcctaatacattatcacatcatattggctatatgcctgtcctaatacattatcacagcatattggctatatgcctggcctgatacattatcacagcatattggctctATGCCTGGcctgatacattatcacagcatattgactCTATGCCTGGcctgatacattatcacagcatattggctctATGCCTGGcctgatacattatcacagcatattggctctATGCCTGGcctgatacattatcacagcatattggctctATGCCTGGcctgatacattatcacagcatattggctctATGCCTGTCCTGATGCATTCTCAGCATATTGGCTCTATGCCTGTCCTGATGTATTctcagcatattggctatatgcctgTCCTGAtgcattatcacagcatattatATGCCTGTCCTGAtgcattatcacagcatattatATGCCTGTCCTGAtgcattatcacagcatattatATGCCTGTCCTGATGCATTATCACATCATATTATATGCCTGTCCTGATGCATTATCACATCATATTATATGCCTGTCCTGATGCATTATCAGCATATTATATGCCTGTCCTCATACACCGAAGTCGGATTTCGGAGATATCCGAGTTCCTAGTTGTTTTGAA
The Oncorhynchus gorbuscha isolate QuinsamMale2020 ecotype Even-year linkage group LG20, OgorEven_v1.0, whole genome shotgun sequence DNA segment above includes these coding regions:
- the exosc8 gene encoding exosome complex component RRP43; protein product: MAAGFKTAEPLEYHRSFLKENCRPDGRELGEFRTTTLNIGSISTADGSALVKIGNTTVMCGIKGELTSPAVDAPNKGYIVPNVDLPPLCSSRFRPGPPGEQAQAASQFIADVIESSAVIQKEDLCIVKGKLCWVLYCDIMCLDYDGNLLDACLIALLAALQNARLPEVTVNKETEVPEVTLENRRGLNIHKHPVGASFIVFDDSIMIVDPTAEEESLSTATITVVTDEEERLCALHKPGGTSLSGEKLQDCISRATTRHREVRKLIDKVTQSDKTPK